The sequence AAAATAAGAAACACCCCGAATAGAATATTCTTGACATTCATTAAATCACCCCAATTACTCAAATAGAAGGGGCGGCCCGACGGGCCGCCTGCTGTTGGCAGAACTTATTCGATATACCCTCCGAGTTCGAGGACTTCTTTCCATGCGCTGTCCTGCTGCTTCGCGAATTCGTAGAACTCGACGCCGTTTCGTATCTTTATTCCAAATCCGTTTGTTGCCATGAACTCTGCAAATGCGTCGGAGTTTGCAATTTTCAAAACCTCAGTCTCAAGTATCGCCTTGACCTCGTCTGGAGTACCAACGGGAACCGCGATGCCTCTCCACGTACCTGCAGACCAGTTTATTCCCTGTTCCTTGAGAGTCGAAACATTGGGGAACTTACCCAATCTTTCATCCGACATCACTGCAAGAGCCTTCAGCTGACCACTCTCTAGTTGAGAAGCTGCTTCCGCTATCGAGCATGTAATAACATCGACGTGTCCGCCAAGTAGTTCGATTATCGATGCTGCGGCGCCCGTTGTCGGGACCCATGTTACAGAATCAATGGGAACGCCCGCTTCATTGAACATGCCAATTCTGGCGAGGTCCCATATTGAAGCGGCACTTGAGCCGGAGAAGAAGAACTCATTCGGATTGGCCTTGATATCGGCGAGCAGTTCTTGGATATCATTCCATGGGGCATCGGCCGCAACGATAACACCTGCCGCGTCTTCGTTGAACTGTGCAATGTACTCGAAGTCTTCATAGGATATGGTT comes from Mesotoga sp. UBA6090 and encodes:
- a CDS encoding tripartite tricarboxylate transporter substrate binding protein, with the protein product MRKFLVFLVIALIASSLAFGVDYPRKPVSVICPWGAGGGTDRVARYVANELSKALGQPFTVVNRTGGGGAVGHSAGVYAAPDGYTITLVTLEIANMHWLGLTTISYEDFEYIAQFNEDAAGVIVAADAPWNDIQELLADIKANPNEFFFSGSSAASIWDLARIGMFNEAGVPIDSVTWVPTTGAAASIIELLGGHVDVITCSIAEAASQLESGQLKALAVMSDERLGKFPNVSTLKEQGINWSAGTWRGIAVPVGTPDEVKAILETEVLKIANSDAFAEFMATNGFGIKIRNGVEFYEFAKQQDSAWKEVLELGGYIE